ACTTGCTCAATTGCTCCTCCTATTCCTCAGCCCCTCAGCCCCTCAGCCCCTCGGCCTACAACGTCGGGGGCGCGCGTCGCGTGTCTTTCCGAAGCGACATCGCGTTCCGGCGGGGGGCGGGGACCGGGGAAAGGAATGCCTGAGCGAAGGAAAGACACGCGACGCACGCCCCCGAACTCACCCACTAGTCATGATGAAAAGAGGTTTCTCCCCGAACGTCGTGTACTTGGGTCGCAGGCGCTCCGTCTCATAAAAAAGCTCGACGTCCACAACCTTTTTCGTACCCATCACCGCATCGATGGGCACGTGCCGGTACACGCCGTCTCGGACCGCCACGAGCACGCCGCTCTTCCCCTGCCCGACCAGGTCGAGCGAGAGATTGCCGAACGCCATCGGGACGATCGAGTCCAGAGCGTCGGGCTCCCCCGAGCGGACCAGATACCCGAGCCGCTGGTTCACGGTATTGATGAGCTTTCCGTCGTTGAAGCGCGGTGACAGCTCCTTGATGCGCTCGGAAAGCCGATCGCCGATGCCGCCCAGCCTCTTGTGGCCGTACTGGTCCTTCTCCTTGTCGGAGAAGACCATGTCGTCGTCTCCCGTCATCGTCGCGCCCTCGGAAACGAGTACGACCGAGTAGCGACTCGGATTCCGGCGCCGGTCTTCGACCAGCAGCTCCGTGAGGCGCTCGGCATCGAACGGGTACTCCGGAATCACGCATCGGTCCGACGCCCCCGCCATCGCGGGCACCAGCGCCGTGTACCCCGCGTACCGTCCGAAGACCTCTATGACCAGAATGCGTTCGTGGGATCCGGCCGACGTGCGCAGCCGGTGAGTGAGCTCGATCGTGCGGGTCACGCAGGTGCTGAACCCGATGCAGTAGTCCGTGCCCGGAACGTCGTTGTCCATCGTCTTCGGGATCGCGATGACGTTCACGCCCTCCTCGTGCAGACGATACGCGTACGAGAGCGTGTCATCACCGCCGATCGGGATCAGCGTATCGACCCCCAGGAAGTCGAGG
This window of the Gemmatimonadota bacterium genome carries:
- a CDS encoding ATP-dependent 6-phosphofructokinase, which encodes MSAKGTIAVLTGGGDVPGLNPAVRAVTLRAVREGHRVLGIRRGWRGLVDLVPDPDADNSVAVVELTPEVVRTAGRTGGTILHSSRTRPSHLPKAFVPQHLRDRYPDEINDVTNDVLKNLDFLGVDTLIPIGGDDTLSYAYRLHEEGVNVIAIPKTMDNDVPGTDYCIGFSTCVTRTIELTHRLRTSAGSHERILVIEVFGRYAGYTALVPAMAGASDRCVIPEYPFDAERLTELLVEDRRRNPSRYSVVLVSEGATMTGDDDMVFSDKEKDQYGHKRLGGIGDRLSERIKELSPRFNDGKLINTVNQRLGYLVRSGEPDALDSIVPMAFGNLSLDLVGQGKSGVLVAVRDGVYRHVPIDAVMGTKKVVDVELFYETERLRPKYTTFGEKPLFIMTSG